The following is a genomic window from Sutcliffiella horikoshii.
TTCAAAAATTCTCCCTTTTGGCATCGCAATCGTCAGTACGCTCATGCTTCGTCGCTCTCCTTTCTAGCTTTTCCAAGGAAAAAGGTCACATCACTGAAAGATGCCGTGCACGCATCGACATTTTCCACACCTGCAATATCCTGAAGGATTACTTTTTCCCCTGCTTCTCTTTTAGAAGTGGCAAATGCGATGGCCTCTTCTCTTCTTTCTTGACTAAACAGAACTCCGTGTATCTTAACCTCCGCCTTCTTCACACCTTTTGCTTCTAAAAGACGGTCTAAATGGATTCCGAAACCTGTTGCCGATTTTTCACGGTTGAACTTCTCAAACAGCTTGTCGTATCTTCCGCCGTTACCAATTGGAAAGCCGATGTTTCCGGCATACGCCTCAAACACGATCCCCGTGTAATAACTCATATGACTGACAATGTTCAAATCAAGCTTCACAAAATCTGTGACACCATAAGCTTCCAACATCGTCCACAGTTGCTCAAGCTCTTGGATCGCTTTTTTACCTGCCTCTCCATCCAGCACTTCTTTTGCAAGTTCAATGTTGGACGAATCTCCTCTTAACGTTAATAAGTTCAAAAGGCGTTTTTTATCAATGGAGGACAAAGACAGGTTTTTCACATGCTCCCGATACCCCACGTAATTTTTTTCATATAAGTATCTTCTTAAGGTTGCCGCACGCTCTTCATTCCCGACTATATCGAGGAAGATCTCCTGCAAGAATCCGATATGGCCAATCGCGACAGTAAACGTCGATAACCCTGTGTTTTTAAGAAGTGCAACAAGCAATGCAATCATCTCGGCATCCGCACTGATAGAACGGTCTCCGATGCACTCCACACCAATTTGCTCAAACTCTGCCGGTCGCCCTGCTTCATTCTGCTGAGCACGAAAAACATTTGCCGAGTAGGCAAGTCGCTGCGGATAGCCTTCATTTAAAAGTCTTGAAGCCGCCACCCTCGCAATTGGTGCTGTCATGTCTGGTCTCAACACAAGTGTATGTCCTTGCTGATCGAGCAGCTTGAACAGTTGCTGATCAAGTATGGCCGATGCTTCGCCTACCGTTTCGTAGTATTCAAGTGTCGGGGTCTCCATAAACTGATAGCCCCATTGACTGATTTCTGCTGTCATGGTGTTTTTGACGTTCTGTTTTGCTTCATATAAGGAAGGAAGCGTGTCCCGCATTCCTAGTGGTTTTTCGAACATGAATAGTTTTGAATTTGACATGTGGATACCCACCTTTTAAAATAATCTGAAATCCTTTAGTTCGCTAATATGGTAACATACTAACAAAATGAAGCTTTTTGGTCAAGTGTTAACGGTCTGGGGTGTGTCTTTCTCTATTTTGGGTAAAAAAAGGCACTTTATCCTTGGACAAAGTGCTTGTAGGGTTGAAAATACTGAATTGAATTTGAATGAAGACCTCATTGGCTCAAAATTTATGCTAGACAGGTCTTCATATCGGCTATGAGGACTTCTCTGACTCAAAATTCATGCTAGTAAGGTCTTCATACAGGTTATGAAGACTTCTCTGGCTCAAAATCCTGGTTAGACAGGTCTTCATAACGGTCATGAGGACCTCTCTTGCTTAATATCCTCGCTAGACAGGTCTTCATAAACCTTTAATATGCCTTCCAGCCTGCTAAAACCTCATCCGCTCCTGCATTTCCTCTTTCGTATAGATAACCCGCATTGGGTTTCCGCCGACAAACGCGCCTTCTGGGACGTCTTTATGTACGAGGGTGCCGGCGGAGACGATGGCGCCGTCGCCGATGATGACGCCGGGAAGGATGGTCGTGTTGGCGCCGATCATGACTTCGCTGCCGATTTCCACATCGCCAAGGCGGTATTCCTTGACCAGGTATTCGTGGGCAAGGATGGTGGTGTTATAGCCAATGACCGTGTTGCGGCCGACGCTTATTTTTTCCGGAAACATGACATCAAGCATCACCATTAAGGCGAAGGAAGTCTGATCGCCTACCTTCATGCGCAAGAAGGTGCGGTAGAGCCAGTTTTTCATTCCGAGAAATGGCGTGTACCTGGCAAGCTGGATGACGGCGAAGTTTTTCACAACCTTTAAAAAAGGGACGGTTTTATAGACGTGCCATAGGGAATTCGCGCCTTCCACCGGATAGCGGGTCGTCCGTCTACTCACCCTCGGTCACTCCCACTATTGGCAGCAAATCCTGCATATGTCTCAGCATGTAATCCGGTTCAAAGGATTGTAGATATTCTACTCCTTTGATTGTCCAGCTCACTGCAGCCGTTTTTGTTCCGGCATTTTTGCCTGCTAAGATATCATGGAAGTTATCGCCGACCATGATTGCCTGTTCAGGGGTTGAGCCAAGCTGTTGCAGGGCAAGGTGGATCGGTTCAGGATCTGGTTTGGCGTTGGTAACATCATCAAGACAGACCACGACATCAAAGAACTGGTCAAGGCCTGTCAGCTTAAGCCCCATCACCACTGTTTGACGCATTTTTGTTGTCACGATTCCAAGCTTCAGACCTTTTTCATGAAGGAGCTTCACTGTTTCCACAACGCCTTCAAACTCTGTTACGTACTCATCATGTTTGGCCATATTAAAGGCACGGTAATGGGCTACCATTTCGTCCACTTTCGATTCATCCATTTTAACGAACGTATCGTATAAAGGTGGGCCGAGGAAGGTCAGTACGTCTTCGCGGCCATATTGCTCAGGATAATAATGATCTAATGTGTGAAGAAACGACTCAATAATCAAGTCGTTCGTATCTATCAAAGTTCCATCTAAATCAAAAAGCACGGTATTAATGGTCATAAGAGGCTTCCTTTCTTTTTGCAAGTTCTAGCCGTTTCCAAATGAAAGCCACTGCTATCGTGAGGAGAATGGCTGTTGTAACACGGATGGCAAGTAACGGCCAAACAGGGATGCCGAGCGGAATGAAAATTAATGTATCCTCCACCACTGCATGACAAGCTACGAGAAAAATAAAGGCAAGTGTCAAATCCTTCTTACTTACATTATCCTCTTTTACCGCCTGAATCATAACTCCTGCCCCATATGCAAGACCAATCACCAGACCGGCAGCCATCGTAGTAGAGGTGTTCTCTTTCATTCCAAGCGCACGGGTGAACGGTCTCATCCACTTCGAGAATACAGCCAACCAGCCAAGTTCCTTCATATATTGCACGAGAATCATAAGCGGAATAACGATAATCGCAAGTTGAAAGATACCCATCAATCCGCGCTGGGTGGCATCAAGAATAATAGGAAAAAAGCCAGTCACAGCCGCTTCGGATTTTGCGACCATCCCATACTGGGCGAGCTCGCCGCCACCTTTCCAAACCAGGTTGATGATAATTCCAGCAGAGAAAGCTAGGCCCAGTCGGACAGCTAGAATCACCCAAATCTTCAATCCTACTTTTGCCGCTACGGTCGACTCTACTAAAAGATTATGGGAAAACGAAAGCATCACCGCTAAAATAAAGACCTCTTTTACGGTAAGGTCTAAGGTGAGGATGGCACCGATTCCAGCATAGAGATTCAGGAAATTCCCGATCACAAGCGGAATGGCCGCTTCACCTGACAGGCCAAAAATCCCCATGATCGGCGCAATTGCGTTGATAAGATACTGCAAGACTGGTGTATGTTGAAGGATACCGACAAGGAGCGTGACTGGGAAAATAACTTTCCCCAGTGTCCACGTCGTCCCAAGCCCCACCATCAGCCCGCGTTTAAATGTTTGCATCATGAAGCTCCTCCCCCTTTGAAGTAGCCGCTCCATTTTTTATCTGTTGGAGGCTTTTCTTATTTAGTCGCTTCAGGTGTATTTTTCTTGGAGTCCATATAGCGCTCTTTGTTTTCTGGATCCAAGTAACGTCTGTTGGCCATGCCCAGTACACGGCGCACAATGATAAGTCCGATGGCAAGGACAATTAGACCAATGGAAATAACTTGTGCAATTCTTAAAGTCTCGGTCAGCATCAAGCTGTCCGTACGCATTCCTTCGATAAAGAAGCGTCCGACGGAATACCAAATCACGTAACTTAAGAAGAGTTCCCCGCGTCTTAGGTTTACTTTTCTCAGTAAAAGAAGCAATCCGACACCTACAAAATTCCAGATGGACTCATAAAGGAAAGTTGGGTGATAGTATGTACCGTTAATGTACATTTGGTTGATGATGAAATCCGGTAAGTAAAGTCCTTCCAAGAAAGCTCTTGTCACTTCTCCACCATGGGCTTCCTGGTTCATGAAATTTCCCCAGCGTCCAATCGCCTGACCAAGAAGGATACTTGGTGCACCAATATCGGCAAGCTTCCAGAACGAAATTCCTCGTATTCTTGCAAAAATAACCCCAGTGGTGATGGCTCCAATCAGTCCACCATGAATCGCCAGGCCACCTTCCCATATCTTCAAAATATCACCTGGATTTTGTGAATAATGATCCCACTGAAACGCTACATAATACAGCCTTGCACATAGAATCGCTATCGGGATGGCAAACAAGACAAGATCGACAAATACATCTTTGTTAAGCCCCCGTCTTTCCGACTCCCTTGTGGCCAGCCATAAACCAAGCAGGGCTCCTGTTCCAATGATTGCCCCATACCAGTAAACCGTTATTGGCCAACTGATCATGACTGGATTTAACGGCTCAATGTTTCCTAACAACATATTCCCCACACTCCATTATTTTTTAAATGTCTTCATGCTCGTTTTCATTATTTATGACACCTGACAAACGGTTGGAGAACTGTTCGGCAGCATTCATGCCCATTCTCTTCAAGCGGAAATTCATCGCTGCCACTTCAATGATAACAGCCAAATTTCGCCCAGGACGAACAGGAACCGTCAAGCGTGTGACTTCAGAATCAATAATCTTCATCTTCTCTTCATCCAACCCAACGCGGTCATACTGCTTGTTTTTATCCCAAAGCTCAAGATTAATGACAAGCGTGATACGTTTGTAGCTGCGTACTGCTCCCGCTCCGAAAAGGGTCATCACGTTGATGATACCTAGACCCCTGATTTCAAGCAGATGTTCAATCAGTTCCGGAGAGTTCCCGATAAGTGTATCCGTATCTTCCTGCCTGATTTCGACGCAATCATCTGCCACAAGACGGTGTCCTCTTTTTACAAGCTCAAGCGCCGTTTCACTTTTCCCAACGCCGCTTTTCCCAGTGATAAGCACGCCAACTCCATAAATGTCGACAAGAACGCCATGTACGGCTGTTGTCGGTGCAAGCTTTCCTTCAAGATAATTTGTCAGATGGGAGGAAAGCCTCGTCGTTTTCATCGGTGAGCGCATTAGTGGCACACTTTCGTACTCTGCTGCTTCCACGAGTTCAGGAGGAACTTCCATGTCCCTTGAAACAATGATTCCCGGAGTGATGTCCGTACAGAGCTGACTCATACGCTCTCTCTTTTCCTTTGGCGTAAGCCTTTCAAAGAAAGACAACTCCGTTTTTCCAAGCAACTGGATTCGCTCTGCCGGATAGTAGGTAAAATAACCGGCCATCTCTATACCAGGTCGGGAGATATCACTTGTCGCAATCGGACGATTCACGCCCTCTTCCCCACCAATCAATTCAAAATTAAACTTCTCAATCAGATCCTTTGTCCGAACCTTTGGCACAGCCAAAACCTCCTTAAGTATGGAAACACCCTGATGTTGTCTTGCAAAATGAGTGTCATGCTTCCTATGTAAAAACAACCTTTTCTCATTTTAGCACTATTTGACTTTTTTATTAAGTGGGAGGTTTGGAGGAGGGGAATTTAGTGGGAGCTTGGAATATCATAGCTGTTGATTGGAGCAAAAGGCGAAGACTCCAGCGGGGGAAGAAGCGACAATGTTGAGACCCCGCAACGAAGTGAGGAGGCTCAAGGTCGCCCCGCGGAAAGCGAAGCCATTTGCGGAGATCAACAGCGGTTTCAAACGGAATTTTAAAAACGCGAACCCGGATAAGCCAGGTTCGCGTTTCATGTTAATTCTTTTTTTGCAAAGGCTCGACAATCGCCTTCTGGATTAGCAAATTCAATATCGATATAACGATTGCTGCCAAAATAGCCGTTCCAAAACCATCAATATTGAACGAATCCCCCATCAAGAAAGCCGTCAACATCAGTGTGATGGCATTGATAACAAACAAGAATAACCCAAGACTAAGCAACGTGACAGGCAATGTCAAAATGACCAAGATTGGTTTCACAATAGTATTCAACACTGCCAAAATCAAACTTGCAATGATCGCAGCTCCGACACCGCTCAGCTGGAACGAGTCAAAATAGCCTGCAACCACAATCAATATTAATGCATTGACGAGAATACTGATAGCCCATCTCATCAGCGGATCTCTGTTTCTTCGTTAGGAAGTAGAAATGTTAAAACAAAGTACGTAACAATCAAAGGCATTACTCCTGTCGGGAATAAAAGTATGACAAAAATAACACGCAACAGATTGGAATCTACTCCTAAATATTTCCCTAGACCTCCAAGCACACCCGCAAGCTTGCGGTCGTTCTTGGAACGGATAAGACGTTTCATATTACTTCACCTCATATGGTTTGATTAAAATAGAACCTGTATTTGTTTCGGCAAAGATGTATGTGAGCGGTGCATCTTCTTTTTTCGCCTTAAAGTGAAGTGCCTTTTGCACCACTTCATTTTTCTCCTCCACAACATCCATCCCTGGAACCTCGCATGTAAAGCTTCCAAGATTCGTTTTCAACTCAGCTTCCACTGCGTTTTCCGTTGGAATGAACAGGTCCACACTGCCTGTTTTTGTTTTTGCCATAATGGAACGTGCGGCAGATCCAGTCAACTCACCGACCACATTCCCATTAAAGCTCTGAACATCGAGCTTTTCGATATCTCCGCGAACTTTCAACATGCCGTTGATCGTTTCCGCTTCGATTTCTTTCGCGTCGCAATCTGTCAACTTAATATGACCGTTTGCCGTTTCCGCTTCAATGTAATCGCTCGTTAGGTTCTCCCATGTTAACGAGCCATTCGCCGATTTCATTTTCATCGACTTTACATGTAAACCTTCCCCTGATATCGGTCCATTAAACATGCGGATATTCAAGCTGTCATATTTCTCTTCTGGAACATAAACCGTAGCATTCACTTTTATATGCTTCTTTTGGACAGAAAAACGCAGTTTCCCAGCTTCAATGGAAAATAGAACTTCACTCAAGAAAGCTTTGCGCGCGTCATCTTGTGAGTTTTCTTCATAAACTTTCGCCTCACACTCTATCTTCACATCGTTCTCTTTCCAAGGAACCACCTTGACAGCGCCATTCGCAACATCCAGGTCGATATGCTGCAAATGCACATCTGACTGCTGGAAAATATGTTGAATGGAGATAGAAGGACCAAAGTTGAAATCCAAGTCCAAATCTTTAATCTTCTGCAGCGCACTTCCTACGAAATCTAAGATGTTATTTTTAAAAGAGGATGCCTGCTTGCTGTAGGAATCGAATTTGGATTTATCAAAAGAACTGGATCCGCTCCCTGATGAACCAGCTGAGCCATTTTTTGAATTAGAATTAGAGAAAACTTTGGTGGATAGAGCCTTAAAAATATTATCCTCTGCTTCCTGAGAACCTTTAGCATCCTTCGCAAGCTCAGAAACAATTTCATCCTGTCGCAAATTCTTCTCTTCACTATTCTTCTCCAAACTCTCCAATAAAATAATCGCCTCTTCCGCTGTCAGCTTCCCTTCCTCCACCAACTTCAAAATACGCTTACGCTCTTCCATACATAACATCCTCCCTTTATATAACCTTTTATATTACCCTTAACCTCAATAGAACATTTCCTTAGATTTATCTATACTACCTCTACGACTAAACAAACCCAAAAGTTTCACTTTCTGCTTATACACTTATTTTCTCATAAAAATTTCGAAAAGGGGTCAGACCCCGGCAGGATTTTTGAAACCCATGTCGTACGCCTCAAGTCTTATTAGTTTGTTGCGCGTTGTGATTCCATTTGGATTCTTTGAGTCTCCTTCACTGTAAATGGTATAATGGTTGTAGTTTCTGGGTATAGATTGTGTGGAAGGAGTGAAATGGATATGGATTTTATTATGGATCATTTGTTGACTATCATTATTGTGCTGGTCGTTTTGTTTGTGGTGATTCCTTTCTTGAAAAGCATTTTATCTAAACTTGTTATGATTGGACTGATACTTACCGGTTTGATTTTCTTTGGCGTACTGGGTCCCGATTTCACTGAGTCTTCTTCTAATTATGTGGAAAATACCATCCGTCCAGTTGTGACGAATGAAATAGATAAAGCAGACTTTCATTATGATGAAGCGTCAAAAGAGTACAAGATTCAAAGTGCCTCTTTTCACTTGAGCGGAAAACTAAACGAAAATACTGGCGAAATTCGTTTCAAGGACAAAACCTATGAGATGGATGTTCGATTCTTACAAGATATTATTGAAAAGAAAGTTCAAGAACAAGAGACAAACCAATAGCAATACAAAAAAAGGATGGTTGCCAAATTGGCATTTACCATCCTTTTTTTATTTAAACCGCAAAGTCATCCTTTGCTGACTGCTTCCACTTTCTTTACTTTCTGATCCATTCTATCGCGGTCACGCAGTAAAACAGGTCGGAGGTATTGCCCCGTATAGGAAGCTTCTACTTCAATGATCTCTTCTGGTGTGCCAGTCGCAATGATACTGCCGCCTTTGTCTCCACCTTCAGGACCAAGGTCCACCATGTAATCCACTGCTTTAATAACATCTAAGTTATGTTCAATAACCAGCACGGTATCGCCATTCTCCACTAATCGTTGCAACACCTTCAACAGTCTCGAAATATCATCCACATGCAAGCCTGTTGTCGGTTCGTCCAAGATATAAAGGGAACGACCTGTAGATCTGCGGTGCAATTCTGAAGCAAGTTTGACACGTTGCGCTTCTCCACCGGATAGAGTGGTTGCAGGCTGGCCAAGTGTAATATAACCTAAGCCAACATCGTAAATGGTTTGCAGCTTCCGCTTGATCTTCGGAATGTTTTCAAAGAAACTCACCGCATCTTCAACAGTCATTTTCAAAATATCATCTATATTTTTTCCTTTATACTGCACTTCAAGCGTTTCACGGTTATAACGTTTACCATGACACACTTCACATGGCACATACACATCAGGAAGGAAATGCATTTCAATCTTGATAATTCCATCCCCGC
Proteins encoded in this region:
- a CDS encoding ATP phosphoribosyltransferase regulatory subunit; amino-acid sequence: MSNSKLFMFEKPLGMRDTLPSLYEAKQNVKNTMTAEISQWGYQFMETPTLEYYETVGEASAILDQQLFKLLDQQGHTLVLRPDMTAPIARVAASRLLNEGYPQRLAYSANVFRAQQNEAGRPAEFEQIGVECIGDRSISADAEMIALLVALLKNTGLSTFTVAIGHIGFLQEIFLDIVGNEERAATLRRYLYEKNYVGYREHVKNLSLSSIDKKRLLNLLTLRGDSSNIELAKEVLDGEAGKKAIQELEQLWTMLEAYGVTDFVKLDLNIVSHMSYYTGIVFEAYAGNIGFPIGNGGRYDKLFEKFNREKSATGFGIHLDRLLEAKGVKKAEVKIHGVLFSQERREEAIAFATSKREAGEKVILQDIAGVENVDACTASFSDVTFFLGKARKESDEA
- a CDS encoding acyltransferase; this translates as MSRRTTRYPVEGANSLWHVYKTVPFLKVVKNFAVIQLARYTPFLGMKNWLYRTFLRMKVGDQTSFALMVMLDVMFPEKISVGRNTVIGYNTTILAHEYLVKEYRLGDVEIGSEVMIGANTTILPGVIIGDGAIVSAGTLVHKDVPEGAFVGGNPMRVIYTKEEMQERMRF
- the ppaX gene encoding pyrophosphatase PpaX, translated to MTINTVLFDLDGTLIDTNDLIIESFLHTLDHYYPEQYGREDVLTFLGPPLYDTFVKMDESKVDEMVAHYRAFNMAKHDEYVTEFEGVVETVKLLHEKGLKLGIVTTKMRQTVVMGLKLTGLDQFFDVVVCLDDVTNAKPDPEPIHLALQQLGSTPEQAIMVGDNFHDILAGKNAGTKTAAVSWTIKGVEYLQSFEPDYMLRHMQDLLPIVGVTEGE
- a CDS encoding nucleoside recognition domain-containing protein, with translation MMQTFKRGLMVGLGTTWTLGKVIFPVTLLVGILQHTPVLQYLINAIAPIMGIFGLSGEAAIPLVIGNFLNLYAGIGAILTLDLTVKEVFILAVMLSFSHNLLVESTVAAKVGLKIWVILAVRLGLAFSAGIIINLVWKGGGELAQYGMVAKSEAAVTGFFPIILDATQRGLMGIFQLAIIVIPLMILVQYMKELGWLAVFSKWMRPFTRALGMKENTSTTMAAGLVIGLAYGAGVMIQAVKEDNVSKKDLTLAFIFLVACHAVVEDTLIFIPLGIPVWPLLAIRVTTAILLTIAVAFIWKRLELAKRKEASYDH
- the lgt gene encoding prolipoprotein diacylglyceryl transferase, which codes for MLLGNIEPLNPVMISWPITVYWYGAIIGTGALLGLWLATRESERRGLNKDVFVDLVLFAIPIAILCARLYYVAFQWDHYSQNPGDILKIWEGGLAIHGGLIGAITTGVIFARIRGISFWKLADIGAPSILLGQAIGRWGNFMNQEAHGGEVTRAFLEGLYLPDFIINQMYINGTYYHPTFLYESIWNFVGVGLLLLLRKVNLRRGELFLSYVIWYSVGRFFIEGMRTDSLMLTETLRIAQVISIGLIVLAIGLIIVRRVLGMANRRYLDPENKERYMDSKKNTPEATK
- the hprK gene encoding HPr(Ser) kinase/phosphatase, which translates into the protein MPKVRTKDLIEKFNFELIGGEEGVNRPIATSDISRPGIEMAGYFTYYPAERIQLLGKTELSFFERLTPKEKRERMSQLCTDITPGIIVSRDMEVPPELVEAAEYESVPLMRSPMKTTRLSSHLTNYLEGKLAPTTAVHGVLVDIYGVGVLITGKSGVGKSETALELVKRGHRLVADDCVEIRQEDTDTLIGNSPELIEHLLEIRGLGIINVMTLFGAGAVRSYKRITLVINLELWDKNKQYDRVGLDEEKMKIIDSEVTRLTVPVRPGRNLAVIIEVAAMNFRLKRMGMNAAEQFSNRLSGVINNENEHEDI
- a CDS encoding phage holin family protein codes for the protein MMRWAISILVNALILIVVAGYFDSFQLSGVGAAIIASLILAVLNTIVKPILVILTLPVTLLSLGLFLFVINAITLMLTAFLMGDSFNIDGFGTAILAAIVISILNLLIQKAIVEPLQKKN
- a CDS encoding PspC domain-containing protein, whose translation is MKRLIRSKNDRKLAGVLGGLGKYLGVDSNLLRVIFVILLFPTGVMPLIVTYFVLTFLLPNEETEIR
- a CDS encoding DUF4097 family beta strand repeat-containing protein, with the protein product MEERKRILKLVEEGKLTAEEAIILLESLEKNSEEKNLRQDEIVSELAKDAKGSQEAEDNIFKALSTKVFSNSNSKNGSAGSSGSGSSSFDKSKFDSYSKQASSFKNNILDFVGSALQKIKDLDLDFNFGPSISIQHIFQQSDVHLQHIDLDVANGAVKVVPWKENDVKIECEAKVYEENSQDDARKAFLSEVLFSIEAGKLRFSVQKKHIKVNATVYVPEEKYDSLNIRMFNGPISGEGLHVKSMKMKSANGSLTWENLTSDYIEAETANGHIKLTDCDAKEIEAETINGMLKVRGDIEKLDVQSFNGNVVGELTGSAARSIMAKTKTGSVDLFIPTENAVEAELKTNLGSFTCEVPGMDVVEEKNEVVQKALHFKAKKEDAPLTYIFAETNTGSILIKPYEVK